A window of the Brassica napus cultivar Da-Ae chromosome A2, Da-Ae, whole genome shotgun sequence genome harbors these coding sequences:
- the LOC106416928 gene encoding L-arabinokinase-like, which produces MRIDDNEGVSASSKHLVFAYYVTGHGFGHATRIVEVVRHLIAAGHDVHVVIGAPDFVFTSEIQSPRLKIRKVLLDCGAVQADALTVDRLASLEKYVETAVIPRAEILETEVEWLHSIKADFVVSDVVPVACRAAADAGIRSVCVTNFR; this is translated from the exons ATGAGGATTGACGATAACGAAGGCGTCTCAGCTTCCAGCAAGCACCTGGTCTTCGCTTACTACGTCACTGGACACGGCTTCGGTCACGCCACCCGCATCGTCGAG GTTGTCCGTCACTTGATCGCGGCCGGGCACGACGTTCATGTCGTCATCGGCGCGCCTGATTTTGTCTTCACGTCCGAGATTCAGTCTCCTAGGCTAAAGATTCGAAAG GTTCTTTTGGACTGTGGAGCTGTGCAAGCTGATGCTCTGACTGTAGATCGTCTTGCCTCCTTAGAAAAG TATGTGGAAACAGCTGTGATTCCTCGAGCTGAAATCTTGGAAACAGAAGTGGAGTGGCTTCATTCTATCAAAGCTGATTTCGTG GTGTCTGATGTTGTCCCCGTAGCGTGCCGTGCAGCGGCTGATGCTGGCATACGTTCTGTCTGTGTCACCAACTTCAGGTGA
- the LOC106397672 gene encoding sm-like protein LSM3B, whose protein sequence is MSGEEDATVREPLDLIRLSLDERIYVKLRSDRELRGKLHAFDQHLNMILGDVEEVITTVEIDDETYEEIVRTTKRNIQFLFVRGDGVILVSPPLRAP, encoded by the exons ATGTCCGGCGAGGAAGACGCCACCGTGAGGGAGCCGCTAGATCTGATTCGTCTGAGTCTCGACGAGAGAATCTATGTCAAGCTCCGCTCAGACCGCGAGCTTCGTGGCAAGCTTCAC GCGTTTGATCAGCATTTGAATATGATTCTGGGCGATgttgaagaagttatcacaACAGTTGAGATTGATGATGAGACATATGAAGAGATTGTCCGG ACGACAAAGCGCAACATTCAGTTTCTGTTTGTGAGAGGAGATGGAGTTATATTGGTGTCTCCACCACTCAGGGCACCCTAA